In one window of Mytilus trossulus isolate FHL-02 chromosome 7, PNRI_Mtr1.1.1.hap1, whole genome shotgun sequence DNA:
- the LOC134726380 gene encoding protein asteroid homolog 1-like — protein sequence MGIRGLKSFIEKNGFLQPYILKDTRVVIDGNNICHHLLYFGTCRYYGGNYIEIRQNAQSFFQALLKCNIKPYVVFDGGHDDDDKKLQNIITKCELRMKDNEEKPPKQMECFPVLAYESFTMVLKELNIPHLTCDGEADNQIAVLARQWNCPVISCDSDMYIFDLPGGFINFSDINLDQSTSGELNTRLYVASKFANSIGLHITLLPVAATVIGSLYADIDNGVANLFFKRLGGKSNFASISRNLKYAFELLKNAKSQKIAIAILMQCVDEKLHSTKTEEVKKTIYSSVSAYNADSIGNLQPRDCSDLPPCTKSGVFTIYPDESNSMTVYCDMCTNGGGWTVCFNL from the exons ATGGGCATTCGTGGTCTTAAaagttttatagaaaaaaatggtttcCTCCAACCATACATACTGAAAGATACACGGGTTGTCATTGACGGAAATAATATTTGTCATCACCTTTTATACTTTGGAACATGCCGATATTATGGTGGCAACTACATAGAAATCAGACAAAATGCCCAGTCGTTCTTTCAAGCTTTATTAAAATGCAATATTAAGCCGTACGTAGTGTTTGATGGCGGGCACGACGATGACGACAAGAAACTACAGAATATTATTACGAAATGCGAGCTCCGAATGAAGGACAACGAAGAAAAGCCACCTAAACAAATGGAATGTTTCCCAGTCCTAGCTTACGAATCTTTTACCATGGTATTGAAAGAACTAAATATTCCCCATTTGACTTGTGACGGCGAAGCAGACAACCAAATAGCAGTATTGGCTAGGCAGTGGAATTGCCCAGTTATATCTTGCGATTCGGATATGTATATCTTTGATCTACCTGGAGGCTTTATTAATTTCTCGGACATAAATCTGGATCAGTCTACCAGTGGTGAGTTAAATACTCGACTGTACGTTGCAAGTAAATTTGCAAATAGCATAGGATTACATATAACTCTATTGCCAGTTGCAGCTACTGTAATAGGTAGTTTGTATGCAGATATTGATAATGGTGTAGCTAATCTGTTCTTCAAACGCCTTGgaggaaaatcaaattttgCCAGTATTTCAAGAAACTTGAAATACGCCTTTGAGTTATTGAAAAATGCAAAGAGTCAAAAGATAGCAATCGCAATTTTAATGCAGTGTGTGGACGAAAAACTTCACTCAACGAAAACAGAAGAAGTAAAAAAGACTATTTATTCATCTGTCAGCGCTTACAATGCAG attcaaTTGGAAACCTGCAACCAAGAGACTGTAGTGACCTACCACCTTGCACAAAAAGTGGAGTCTTTACAATATACCCTGATGAATCCAACAGTATGACTGTATACTGTGATATGTGTACCAATGGTGGTGGATGGACagtatgttttaatttgtaa